In a single window of the Spodoptera frugiperda isolate SF20-4 chromosome 19, AGI-APGP_CSIRO_Sfru_2.0, whole genome shotgun sequence genome:
- the LOC126911825 gene encoding copper chaperone for superoxide dismutase-like, with amino-acid sequence MLMSKLEVLVDFGPKPDEVVLNKTLAELKSQEGVKDAVYKEGAILVETALPSTQVLEMVSKTSGKRAVLQGFGETQSAVAMISSQSCCKIKRQVLGVIRFQQTEEGALVADGSIDGLPAGMHGVHVHTAGDLSQGCKSIGEHFNPCGAPHGGPEDPKDRRHAGDLGNIIADENGRATFRIVDNVLKVWDIIGRSVAVTERKDDLGRGCSPSSKIDGDSGTPIACGIIARSAGVFQNPKRICACDGVVVWDERDRPLAGKGRREEKQEKQERRCCQNHSNNANVNPCCKV; translated from the exons ATGTTGATGTCCAAG CTGGAAGTCCTAGTAGACTTCGGTCCGAAGCCAGACGAAGTTGTCCTAAACAAGACCCTCGCAGAACTGAAGTCCCAAGAAGGAGTCAAAGATGCTGTGTACAAGGAAGGCGCTATATTAGTAGAGACTGCACTACCAAGCACACAAGTACTGGAGATGGTCTCCAAAACTTCTGGCAAACGAGCTGTGTTACAGGGCTTTGGAG AAACCCAATCAGCAGTAGCGATGATATCAAGCCAATCATGCTGCAAGATTAAGAGGCAGGTGCTGGGAGTGATCAGGTTCCAGCAGACGGAGGAAGGTGCTCTGGTGGCTGATGGCAGCATCGACGGGCTGCCGGCAGGCATGCATGGTGTGCACGTGCATACTGCTGGGGATTTGAGCCAG GGTTGCAAATCTATAGGGGAGCACTTCAATCCGTGCGGGGCCCCGCACGGTGGTCCCGAAGACCCTAAGGACAGGCGCCACGCTGGTGATCTTGGCAACATCATCGCTGATGAGAATGGACGCGCTACCTTCAGAATAGTCGATAATGTACTAaag GTATGGGATATAATCGGCCGATCAGTGGCTGTGACTGAAAGAAAGGACGATCTCGGACGAGGTTGTTCACCCTCTTCGAAGATAGATGGTGATAGTGGGACACC gataGCCTGCGGCATCATAGCACGTTCAGCAGGAGTGTTCCAAAACCCGAAGCGTATATGCGCTTGCGACGGTGTCGTCGTGTGGGACGAGAGGGACCGCCCTCTAGCCGGCAAGGGCAGAAGAGAGGAGAAACAAGAGAAGCAAGAGAGGAGATGTTGCCAGAATCATAGTAATAACGCTAATGTTAATCCTTGTTGTAAGGTTTAG
- the LOC126911815 gene encoding zinc finger protein 16-like, with protein sequence MAEPHEERFVNVIPMPTSRAKVKKEILPDDEDEFHCRLCWKGFASEVALRNHARMEHIDAYASGNPAVWTHANDKKKPQTEDSLIKLKTQQVLSEMEPTSVMTLASNDVSYIIIKSDEGPEAKKKKIDRVVKKDKVMKEEKQVPRKDKTEPITGPFECLQPSTLVADGTCHQIFFSCCEYSAHYRDEHTRRRKGLRCQVCEKPLACSGEEAPAPYACEVCGLGLQTSKELSEHTAIAHVKLKPFECNVCHKRFTQHGGVLQHMRMHTGDRPFPCTFCPKAFTQKSGLDQHLRIHTKVKPYRCVVCNKTFCQSVHLKQHMRTHTNVAPFQCGICDKRFKQSSHLNYHLKNHNPAVMTEEQRAKYSELIGMMNNQVLEQEATVQVETEVDSEWCVAIAES encoded by the exons ATGGCTGAGCCACACGAAGAACGTTTTGTAAACGTTATTCCGATGCCGACGTCTCGCGCCAAAGTTAAG AAAGAAATACTTcctgatgatgaagatgagTTCCACTGCCGACTCTGCTGGAAAGGGTTCGCCAGTGAGGTTGCACTCCGGAACCATGCGCGCATGGAGCATATTGATGCTTATGCTTCTGGAAACCCTGCTGTTTGGACTCATGCTAATGATAAG AAAAAACCCCAAACCGAAGACAGCCTGATCAAGCTGAAGACACAGCAGGTGCTATCCGAGATGGAACCGACGAGCGTGATGACTCTAGCGTCCAATGACGTGAGCTACATTATCATCAAGTCCGATGAAGGTCCGGAGGCGAAGAAGAAGAAGATTGACCGTGTTGTTAAGAAGGATAAGGTTATGAAGGAGGAGAAGCAGGTGCCGAGGAAGGATAAGACTGAGCCTATCAC CGGTCCCTTCGAATGTCTCCAACCCTCAACTCTGGTAGCAGACGGCACCTGCCACCAGATATTCTTCTCATGCTGCGAGTACTCCGCCCACTATCGGGATGAACACACGCGCCGTAGAAAGGGGCTCCGCTGCCAAGTCTGCGAGAAACCACTCGCTTGCAGCGGAGAGGAGGCACCGGCACCTTATGCCTGCGAG GTATGCGGGCTCGGTCTACAGACCAGCAAAGAGTTGTCGGAGCACACGGCGATAGCGCACGTCAAGCTGAAGCCGTTCGAATGCAACGTCTGCCACAAGCGGTTCACGCAGCAC gGCGGAGTCCTTCAACACATGCGGATGCACACCGGAGACCGTCCCTTTCCCTGCACTTTCTGCCCAAAGGCTTTCACCCAGAAGTCAGGCCTGGATCAACACCTCCGTATTCACACCAAAGTCAAGCCGTACCGCTGTGTAGTGTGCAACAAGACATTCTGCCAATCCGTTCACCTGAAGCAACATATGAGAACACACACCAACGTTGCTCCGTTCCAATGTGGGATTTGTGACAAGCGCTTCAAACAGAGCAGTCATCTAAACTACCATCTCAAGAATCACAATCCTGCTGTTATGACCGAAGAGCAAAGAGCAAAGTACTCCGAACTCATCGGTATGATGAACAACCAAGTTTTGGAGCAAGAGGCTACGGTGCAAGTGGAAACTGAGGTTGACAGTGAGTGGTGTGTTGCTATAGCTGAAAGCTGa
- the LOC118280958 gene encoding E3 ubiquitin-protein ligase RNF220, translating into MLPILMYNNMEGSSNSLNNTPNTSFNQYDDSIILNCVRNRKKVTELPSCPVCSCTIRQGELDSHLSLEVERLQKLSGSGSKRKLSVNSSANLAVPGSSTSQDVLEDEVDVSGCLGSDVYQRVHANRLRRLRARRRSTPPPQNGECPVCNTTLPVSRLQRHALRCLKRTGAELDEDVPDTSSEEGSIDVENDEPSGGGFGAEYQWCGEWRVRATALQDSEARDATCVRRASNDQALVVDGDEDTELYGPPQYSPSRIAPDADLSTDVSIDAQTDDQAEAAESSESDRPLATPSSKCNGLVEASAETRIQALKARIKDLERKANGGGEMKCLICLEQYTSPTVSIQCWHVYCEVCWLQSLRAKKICPQCNAITTAQHLRRIYM; encoded by the exons ATGTTACCGATTTTGATGTACAATAATATGGAAGGGAGTTCTAATTCGTTGAATAATACGCCTAACACTAGTTTTAATCAGTACGAtgatagtattattttaaattgtgttaGAAATCGGAAGAAAGTTACGGAATTACCGAGTTGTCCGGTTTGTAGTTGTACTATTAGACAAGGGGAGTTGGACTCCCATTTAAGTTTGGAGGTGGAGAGATTGCAGAAATTGTCTGGAAGTGGGTCTAAGAGGAAGCTTAGTGTGAATTCTAGTGCTAATCTAGCTGTGCCTGGATCTAGTACTAGCCAGGATGTCCTAGAAGATGAAGTAGATGTCTCAGGCTGTTTGGGCAGCGATGTTTACCAa CGGGTACACGCCAACCGCCTCAGGCGTCTTCGAGCCCGTCGCAGAAGCACCCCGCCCCCTCAAAACGGAGAATGTCCAGTGTGCAATACTACGCTACCTGTGTCCAGGCTACAGAGGCATGCGTTAAGGTGCCTGAAGCGGACGGGAGCTGAGCTGGATGAGGATGTGCCGGATACCAGCTCTGAGGAGGGTAGCATTGATGTTGAG AACGACGAGCCATCTGGCGGTGGATTCGGGGCGGAGTACCAGTGGTGTGGAGAGTGGAGGGTGAGGGCCACGGCGCTGCAGGACTCGGAGGCAAGGGACGCTACCTGCGTCCGGAGAGCTTCCAACGATCAGGCTCTG GTCGTGGACGGCGATGAAGATACGGAGTTATACGGTCCCCCTCAATACTCGCCGTCGAGGATAGCTCCTGAT gCAGATCTATCTACAGACGTATCGATAGACGCACAGACGGACGACCAAGCCGAAGCGGCAGAGAGTTCGGAGAGCGATCGACCACTGGCGACACCTAGTAGCAAATGTAATGGACTAGTGGAGGCTAGCGCTGAA ACTAGAATCCAGGCTTTAAAAGCGAGAATAAAAGACTTAGAACGAAAGGCGAATGGCGGTGGAGAg ATGAAATGTCTGATCTGTTTGGAGCAGTACACGTCGCCTACTGTGTCCATACAATGCTGGCACGTTTACTGTGAA gTATGCTGGCTCCAATCTTTGCGAGCTAAGAAAATTTGTCCGCAATGCAATGCAATCACCACTGCTCAGCACCTTAGAAGAATATACATGTAA
- the LOC118280959 gene encoding dynein axonemal light chain 1 — MAKATTIKEAIKKWEDKTGDQAATATEVSLMFQWPPIEKMDNTLATLTNCEKLSLSTNMIEKVTGLNTFKKLRVLSLGRNYIKSFTGMESLGDCLEELWISYNLIEKLKGIHVLRSLKVLYMSNNLVKEWSEFNKLQELPHLEDLLFVGNPLYDGCELDAWRSEAARRLPNLKKLDGETVLREDEPPLTVADMQPDCGDGVETLVSAETND; from the exons atggctAAAGCTACTACAATAAAAGAAGCTATAAAGAAATGGGAGGATAAAACGGGCGACCAGGCGGCTACGGCTACCGAAGTCAGTTTAATGTTCCAATGGCCTCCGATTGAAAAAATGGACAATACACTCGCTACTTTGACTAACTGCGA AAAACTAAGTTTATCAACGAATATGATTGAAAAGGTGACCGGAttgaatacttttaaaaaattacGAGTATTGTCCTTGGGACGGAATTATATTAAATCATTTACGGGCATG GAATCGTTGGGCGATTGCTTAGAAGAATTATGGATCTCATATAATTTGATTGAGAAACTGAAAGGGATACATGTATTGAGGAGTTTAAAAGTATTGTATATGAGCAACAACTTGGTGAAAGAATGGAGCGAGTTCAATAAGTTAcag GAACTCCCACACCTAGAAGACCTGTTATTTGTTGGGAATCCTCTATACGATGGTTGTGAACTAGACGCCTGGCGATCAGAGGCTGCCCGTAGACTACCAAACCTGAAGAAATTGGATGGCGAGACAGTATTGAGAGAAGATGAGCCGCCTTTAACAGTTGCTGATATGCAG CCTGACTGTGGAGATGGTGTTGAAACCTTGGTCAGCGCAGAAACCAACgattga